In a genomic window of Halobiforma lacisalsi AJ5:
- a CDS encoding 50S ribosomal protein L5, which translates to MSEADTGFHEMREPRVEKVVVHMGVGQGGRELGKAEDIIEEITGQESVRTQAKETEPDFGIRQGDPIGTKVTLRGEDAHEFLEKALPLAEISESQFDDTGNFSFGIEEHTEFPSQEYDPNVGIYGLDVTVNLVRPGYRIAKRDKATRSIPSSHRLTTEDAVAFLESTFDATVEESADE; encoded by the coding sequence ATGAGCGAAGCCGACACCGGATTCCACGAGATGCGCGAGCCACGCGTCGAGAAGGTCGTCGTCCACATGGGCGTCGGTCAGGGTGGCCGTGAACTCGGCAAAGCCGAGGACATCATCGAGGAGATCACGGGTCAGGAGAGCGTCCGCACCCAGGCGAAAGAGACCGAACCCGACTTCGGCATTCGCCAGGGCGACCCGATCGGTACGAAGGTCACCCTTCGTGGCGAGGACGCTCACGAGTTCCTCGAGAAGGCTCTGCCGCTCGCGGAGATCTCCGAGTCGCAGTTCGACGACACGGGCAACTTCAGCTTCGGGATCGAGGAACATACCGAGTTCCCGAGCCAGGAGTACGACCCGAACGTCGGGATCTACGGGCTGGACGTGACCGTCAACCTGGTCCGTCCGGGTTACCGCATCGCCAAGCGCGACAAGGCGACCCGCTCGATCCCGTCGAGTCACCGACTCACGACCGAGGACGCGGTCGCGTTCCTCGAGTCGACTTTCGACGCAACCGTGGAGGAGTCCGCAGATGAGTGA
- a CDS encoding 30S ribosomal protein S4e, with the protein MTKHQKRLSVPKTWPVERKTDVFTVKAGAGPHGEEGVPLVVLLRDVLGYVDSTKEARYALSEDSILVNGEPINDEQRPIGIFDIIAFPGREEYYRVFPDEGGRLALTEIDADAAESRLGKIEGKQQVSGGDTQLTLHDGTNVLVEGDGGEYSTKDSIVVDNEDKSIVAHFPYEEGALVTAVRGNHGGKIGEIEDIDVTLGSGSNTVTVSTDEGGFETVEEYVVVIDENFTGEDSSSENANGETVSTGDDE; encoded by the coding sequence ATGACGAAACACCAGAAACGACTGTCGGTCCCGAAGACCTGGCCGGTCGAGCGGAAGACCGACGTGTTCACGGTCAAGGCCGGTGCCGGTCCCCATGGCGAGGAGGGCGTGCCGCTCGTCGTCCTCCTGCGGGACGTGCTCGGCTACGTGGACTCGACGAAGGAAGCACGGTACGCCCTCTCCGAGGACTCGATCCTCGTCAACGGGGAGCCGATCAACGACGAGCAGCGTCCGATCGGCATCTTCGACATCATCGCGTTCCCCGGTCGAGAGGAGTATTACCGCGTCTTCCCCGACGAGGGCGGTCGGCTCGCGCTGACCGAAATCGACGCGGACGCCGCCGAGAGCCGTCTCGGCAAGATCGAGGGCAAACAGCAGGTGTCGGGCGGCGACACCCAGCTGACGCTGCACGACGGGACGAACGTCCTCGTCGAGGGCGACGGCGGCGAGTACAGCACCAAGGACTCGATCGTCGTCGACAACGAGGACAAGTCGATCGTCGCGCACTTCCCGTACGAGGAGGGCGCCCTCGTGACGGCCGTTCGTGGCAACCACGGCGGCAAGATCGGCGAGATCGAGGACATCGACGTGACCCTCGGTAGCGGCTCGAACACCGTCACCGTCTCGACGGACGAGGGCGGGTTCGAGACCGTCGAGGAGTACGTCGTCGTCATCGACGAGAACTTCACGGGCGAGGACTCGTCCTCTGAAAACGCGAACGGTGAAACCGTGAGCACGGGTGATGACGAATGA
- the rplX gene encoding 50S ribosomal protein L24 — protein MTEQPHKQRTQTERAPLHKRQKQLHATLSDELREEYDTRRTRVNAGDMVEVMRGDHAGDEGEVVRAILEDGVIHVEDVTVETADGEEVPRPLDPSNVRITELDLEDERREARLEGETEGDSE, from the coding sequence ATGACGGAGCAACCCCACAAACAGCGAACGCAGACCGAGCGTGCACCGCTGCACAAGCGACAGAAGCAGCTGCACGCGACGCTCTCCGACGAGCTCCGCGAGGAGTACGACACTCGACGCACCCGCGTCAACGCGGGCGATATGGTCGAGGTCATGCGCGGCGACCACGCCGGCGATGAAGGCGAAGTCGTCCGTGCGATCCTCGAGGACGGCGTCATCCACGTCGAAGACGTCACCGTCGAGACGGCGGACGGCGAGGAAGTGCCGCGACCGCTGGACCCGTCGAACGTCCGTATCACGGAGCTCGACCTCGAAGACGAGCGTCGCGAAGCACGCCTCGAAGGCGAAACCGAAGGTGATAGCGAATGA
- a CDS encoding 50S ribosomal protein L14 — MEAMKADVTQGLKKGSLVTCADNTGARELKVVSVSGYHGTKNRQPKAGIGDKVTVSVTKGTPEMRRQVLEAVIVRQRKSIRRPDGTRLKFEDNAAVIIDENEEPRGTEIKGPIAREVAERFGAIASTATMIV, encoded by the coding sequence ATGGAGGCGATGAAAGCCGACGTCACGCAGGGCCTGAAGAAGGGCTCGCTGGTCACCTGTGCCGACAACACCGGCGCACGCGAACTGAAAGTCGTCAGCGTCTCGGGCTACCACGGCACCAAGAACCGCCAGCCGAAGGCGGGGATCGGTGACAAGGTCACGGTCTCCGTGACCAAGGGTACCCCCGAGATGCGCCGCCAGGTCCTCGAGGCCGTCATCGTCCGCCAGCGGAAGTCGATCCGCCGGCCCGATGGCACCCGACTCAAGTTCGAGGACAACGCGGCGGTCATCATCGACGAGAACGAGGAGCCCCGCGGGACGGAGATCAAGGGGCCGATCGCTCGAGAAGTCGCCGAACGCTTCGGCGCGATCGCCTCCACCGCGACGATGATCGTATAG
- a CDS encoding 30S ribosomal protein S17 yields the protein MAIGLDVETPPEPENPEEYDYEKCPFYGELSVRGQILEGQVVSTDMDKTVVVEREYDVAVPKYDRYMKRRSRIPAHVPGVLEPLSVGDTVKIAETRPLSKTKSHVVVEVTEEATAEDVAELTGETEPEPGLSDEDLAAGETGDQ from the coding sequence ATGGCAATAGGACTAGACGTTGAAACCCCTCCGGAACCCGAAAACCCGGAGGAATACGACTACGAGAAGTGTCCGTTCTACGGCGAGCTGTCCGTTCGAGGTCAGATCCTCGAGGGGCAGGTCGTCTCGACGGACATGGACAAGACCGTGGTCGTCGAGCGAGAGTACGACGTAGCGGTTCCGAAATACGACCGCTACATGAAGCGACGCTCGCGCATCCCGGCCCATGTGCCGGGCGTGCTCGAGCCGCTCTCGGTCGGTGACACGGTCAAGATCGCAGAGACCCGACCACTGTCGAAGACCAAATCGCACGTGGTCGTCGAAGTAACTGAAGAAGCGACCGCCGAGGACGTCGCGGAGCTGACCGGCGAGACCGAACCCGAGCCGGGCCTCTCCGACGAGGACCTCGCTGCGGGCGAAACGGGTGATCAGTGA
- a CDS encoding ribonuclease P protein component 1 yields MALTPETLPQHELNGLPVRVVESDDESRVGLEGRVVIETTNTLSIEVCVPPEAERWKGGIAADRDDGESRVVMVPKSGSTFEFAITDDAADLEKGLGTASKLADTQPAATVRSDTADRADGDAASCRGDGSTNRRRGAGEGVAYVTVDGSRLLSRPARRTETNGDSPWQ; encoded by the coding sequence ATGGCACTGACACCCGAGACCCTGCCACAACACGAACTCAACGGGCTCCCCGTCCGCGTCGTCGAGAGCGACGACGAGTCGCGGGTCGGCCTCGAGGGGCGGGTCGTCATCGAGACGACCAACACCCTCTCGATCGAGGTTTGCGTTCCGCCGGAGGCGGAACGGTGGAAAGGCGGCATCGCCGCCGATCGTGACGATGGCGAGTCTCGGGTAGTGATGGTGCCGAAATCGGGCTCGACGTTCGAGTTCGCGATCACAGATGACGCCGCCGACCTCGAGAAGGGGTTGGGGACCGCGTCCAAACTGGCCGACACTCAACCTGCGGCGACCGTGCGATCGGACACCGCAGACCGAGCTGACGGCGATGCCGCCAGCTGCCGCGGCGACGGTTCGACGAACCGCCGCCGCGGTGCCGGCGAGGGCGTGGCCTACGTTACGGTCGATGGATCGCGCTTGCTCTCACGACCCGCCCGACGCACGGAAACGAATGGTGATTCACCATGGCAATAG
- the rpmC gene encoding 50S ribosomal protein L29, with the protein MAILHVEEIRDMTPAERQEELEELETELLNQKSVLAAGGAPENPGRIGELRRTIARIKTIQTEEGDLEDEDEDEQ; encoded by the coding sequence ATGGCGATCCTGCACGTCGAAGAGATCCGCGACATGACGCCTGCCGAACGGCAGGAAGAACTCGAGGAGCTCGAGACCGAACTGCTCAACCAGAAATCCGTTCTCGCGGCCGGTGGGGCCCCGGAAAACCCGGGCCGCATCGGCGAGCTTCGCCGGACCATCGCGCGGATCAAGACGATCCAGACCGAGGAAGGCGACCTCGAGGACGAAGACGAAGACGAACAGTAA
- a CDS encoding 30S ribosomal protein S3, with translation MADEQQFIENGLQRSQIDEFFQEELGRAGYGGMDVAKTPMGTQIVLKAEKPGMVIGKGGENIRKVTTALEEKFDLEDPQVDVQEVDEPDLNARIVADRLANALERGWYFRKAGHTTIDRIMEAGALGAEIVLSGKVTGARSRVEKFNRGYIKHNGQPAEEIVDEGQATAVMKLGTIGVTVKIIPPDAQLPDDFEIHEDLDPEEVVPEAVEANEAEGVEELLEGEPEGAEAAEADSGAEAEPEAPADEADLDEEVVEEVIEEEVDADDADEEFEEVEVPGGDEDVEEELEELEEDVEAEAEELVAEMEDEEDESEGGDD, from the coding sequence ATGGCTGACGAACAACAGTTCATCGAAAACGGCCTGCAGCGGTCCCAGATCGACGAGTTCTTCCAGGAAGAACTCGGCCGCGCGGGCTACGGTGGCATGGACGTCGCCAAGACGCCGATGGGAACCCAGATCGTCCTCAAGGCCGAGAAGCCGGGGATGGTCATCGGCAAAGGCGGCGAGAACATCCGAAAGGTCACGACCGCCCTCGAGGAGAAGTTCGACCTCGAGGATCCCCAGGTCGACGTACAGGAGGTCGACGAACCCGACCTGAACGCACGGATCGTCGCCGACCGCCTGGCCAACGCCCTAGAGCGTGGCTGGTACTTCCGGAAGGCCGGTCACACGACGATCGACCGGATCATGGAAGCCGGTGCCCTGGGTGCCGAGATCGTCCTCTCCGGGAAGGTCACGGGTGCCCGCTCGCGCGTCGAGAAGTTCAACCGCGGCTACATCAAGCACAACGGCCAGCCCGCCGAGGAGATCGTCGACGAAGGGCAGGCGACGGCCGTCATGAAGCTGGGCACGATCGGCGTCACGGTGAAGATCATCCCGCCGGACGCGCAGTTGCCCGACGACTTCGAGATCCACGAGGACCTCGATCCCGAGGAAGTCGTTCCCGAAGCCGTCGAGGCCAACGAGGCCGAAGGCGTCGAGGAACTCCTCGAGGGTGAGCCCGAAGGGGCCGAGGCCGCGGAGGCCGACTCCGGGGCCGAAGCCGAACCCGAGGCGCCGGCCGACGAGGCCGACCTCGACGAAGAGGTCGTCGAGGAAGTCATCGAAGAGGAAGTCGACGCCGACGACGCCGACGAGGAGTTCGAAGAGGTCGAAGTCCCCGGCGGCGACGAGGACGTCGAGGAAGAACTCGAGGAACTCGAGGAAGACGTCGAAGCCGAAGCCGAGGAACTCGTCGCCGAGATGGAGGACGAGGAAGACGAGTCCGAGGGAGGTGACGACTAA
- a CDS encoding 50S ribosomal protein L22: protein MGINYSVDADPDATAKAMLRERHMSHKHSKEVAREIKGRTVGEARAYLQDVIDEEQSVPFKSHNAGAGHRSDIDGWDAGKYPEKVSNEFLDLLENVEANADHQGFDGESMEIVHVAAHKVGESVGRKPRAMGRASAWNTPEVDVEIVVEEADTDTESEDEEGDN from the coding sequence ATGGGAATCAACTACTCAGTCGACGCGGATCCGGACGCGACCGCGAAAGCGATGCTCCGGGAGCGTCACATGAGCCACAAGCACAGCAAGGAGGTCGCCCGCGAAATCAAGGGCCGAACCGTCGGCGAGGCCCGGGCCTACCTCCAGGACGTGATCGACGAGGAACAGTCGGTCCCGTTCAAGTCCCACAACGCCGGTGCCGGACACCGTTCCGACATCGACGGGTGGGACGCAGGCAAGTACCCCGAGAAGGTCTCGAACGAGTTCCTCGACCTGCTCGAGAACGTCGAGGCCAACGCCGACCACCAGGGCTTCGACGGCGAGTCGATGGAAATCGTCCACGTCGCCGCCCACAAGGTCGGCGAGTCGGTCGGCCGCAAGCCCCGCGCGATGGGGCGTGCCTCCGCGTGGAACACGCCGGAGGTCGACGTCGAGATCGTCGTCGAAGAGGCCGACACCGACACCGAATCCGAGGACGAGGAGGGTGACAACTAA
- a CDS encoding 30S ribosomal protein S19, producing the protein MSQEYRTGREGEFTYRGHTLDELQDMELEEVAELLPARKRRSIERGLSVEKQKLLEEAREKGEEETANAPIRTHLRDMPILPEFVGLTFEVHNGQSFERVYVEPEMIGHYLGEFQLTRTSVEHGQAGIGATRSSKFVPLK; encoded by the coding sequence ATGAGCCAGGAGTACCGAACCGGCCGTGAAGGTGAGTTCACCTACCGCGGTCACACGCTCGACGAGCTGCAGGACATGGAGCTCGAGGAAGTCGCGGAACTGCTACCCGCACGAAAGCGGCGAAGTATCGAACGCGGTCTCTCCGTCGAGAAGCAGAAGCTTCTCGAGGAGGCCCGCGAGAAAGGCGAGGAGGAGACCGCCAACGCGCCGATCCGAACTCATCTGCGGGACATGCCGATCCTGCCGGAGTTCGTCGGACTGACCTTCGAAGTCCACAACGGCCAGTCCTTCGAGCGCGTTTACGTCGAACCCGAGATGATCGGACACTATCTCGGCGAGTTCCAGCTGACCCGCACGTCCGTCGAACACGGACAGGCCGGGATCGGCGCGACTCGCTCCTCGAAGTTCGTCCCACTGAAGTGA
- a CDS encoding 50S ribosomal protein L2, translating into MGRRILGQRRGRGTSTFRAPSHRYKAKLDHKKEEDDDLVRGTVVDIEHDPARSAPVAAVEFEDGDQRLILVPEGISVGEEIQVGVSAEIKPGNTLPLAEIPEGVPVCNVEANQGDGGKFARASGVNADLITHDRNAAVVQLPSGEVKRLDPQCRATIGVVAGGGRTEKPMVKAGNKYHKMKARGTKWPRVRGVAMNAVDHPFGGGGRQHPGKPKSVSRDAPPGRKVGDISSRRTGRGGNK; encoded by the coding sequence ATGGGACGACGCATTCTCGGACAACGACGCGGTCGCGGTACCTCCACGTTCCGTGCCCCGTCGCACCGATACAAGGCAAAGCTCGATCACAAGAAAGAGGAAGACGACGACCTCGTCCGCGGGACGGTCGTCGACATCGAACACGACCCCGCCCGCTCGGCGCCGGTTGCGGCCGTCGAGTTCGAGGACGGCGATCAGCGTCTGATCCTCGTCCCGGAAGGCATCAGCGTCGGCGAGGAGATCCAGGTCGGCGTCTCCGCGGAGATCAAGCCGGGCAACACGCTCCCGCTCGCGGAGATTCCGGAAGGGGTCCCCGTCTGTAACGTCGAGGCGAACCAGGGCGACGGCGGCAAGTTCGCCCGCGCCTCGGGTGTCAACGCGGACCTGATCACCCACGACCGCAACGCCGCGGTCGTCCAGCTGCCAAGCGGCGAGGTCAAGCGCCTCGATCCGCAGTGCCGAGCCACCATCGGCGTCGTCGCCGGTGGGGGTCGCACGGAGAAGCCGATGGTCAAGGCAGGGAACAAGTACCACAAGATGAAAGCGCGAGGCACGAAGTGGCCCCGCGTCCGCGGTGTCGCGATGAACGCCGTCGACCACCCGTTCGGTGGCGGCGGTCGCCAGCACCCCGGGAAACCGAAGTCCGTCTCGCGGGACGCCCCGCCGGGACGGAAGGTCGGTGACATCTCCTCGCGCCGTACCGGTCGAGGTGGAAACAAATGA
- a CDS encoding 50S ribosomal protein L23: MSTVIEHPLVTEKAMNDMDFENKLQFVVSPDAAKPEIRDEVEERFEVSVDDINTQVTMNGKKKATVRLSEDDDAQEVASRIGVF; this comes from the coding sequence ATGAGTACGGTCATCGAGCACCCGCTCGTCACGGAGAAGGCGATGAACGACATGGACTTCGAGAACAAGCTCCAGTTCGTCGTCTCTCCCGACGCCGCCAAGCCCGAAATTCGGGACGAAGTCGAGGAGCGCTTCGAGGTCTCCGTCGACGACATCAACACCCAGGTAACGATGAACGGCAAGAAGAAAGCGACAGTTCGACTCTCCGAGGACGACGACGCACAGGAAGTCGCCTCGCGAATCGGGGTGTTCTGA
- the rpl4p gene encoding 50S ribosomal protein L4 has product MEATVYDLDGSDADSVDLPAVFETQYRPDLIARAVQAAQANRKQDYGADEFAGLRTPAESFGSGRGMAHVPRQDGRARRVPQSVKGRKAHPPKAEKDWTESMNTKERKLAVRSAIAATTDAELVAERGHEFDEDLELPVVVDDEFEDLVKTREVVEFLEAAGLEADIERADEGRGVRSGRGKTRGRKYQEPTSILFVTSSETGPSRAARNLAGADVATAAEVNAEDLAPGAQPGRLTVWTESALEEVAER; this is encoded by the coding sequence ATGGAAGCAACAGTATACGACCTGGACGGCTCGGACGCGGATTCGGTCGATCTTCCGGCGGTCTTCGAGACGCAGTACCGCCCGGACCTGATCGCCCGCGCCGTACAGGCCGCCCAGGCCAACCGGAAACAGGACTACGGTGCCGACGAGTTCGCCGGCCTCCGAACGCCGGCCGAATCGTTCGGCAGCGGCCGAGGGATGGCCCACGTCCCACGACAGGACGGACGCGCCCGACGCGTTCCCCAGTCCGTCAAGGGACGCAAGGCCCACCCGCCGAAGGCCGAGAAGGACTGGACCGAATCGATGAACACCAAAGAGCGGAAGTTGGCCGTCCGCAGCGCGATCGCTGCGACGACCGACGCCGAACTCGTCGCCGAGCGCGGCCACGAGTTCGACGAGGACCTCGAGTTGCCCGTCGTCGTCGACGACGAGTTCGAGGACCTCGTGAAAACCCGCGAAGTCGTCGAGTTCCTCGAGGCCGCCGGTCTCGAGGCCGACATCGAACGCGCCGACGAGGGTCGGGGCGTCCGTTCCGGACGTGGGAAGACCCGCGGACGGAAGTACCAGGAGCCCACGTCGATCCTCTTCGTCACCTCGAGCGAGACGGGTCCGTCCCGTGCCGCTCGAAACCTGGCCGGCGCCGACGTCGCGACGGCTGCGGAGGTCAACGCCGAGGACCTCGCGCCCGGCGCACAGCCGGGTCGACTGACGGTCTGGACCGAAAGCGCTCTCGAGGAGGTGGCAGAACGATGA
- a CDS encoding 50S ribosomal protein L3, protein MPQSNAPRKGSLGFGPRKRASSEVPRFNSWPDTDGQPTLQGFAGYKAGMTHVVMVDDKANSPTEGMEQTVPVTIVETPPMRAVALRAYEDTPYGMNPVTEVWTDEFAPELDRVLDLPGDDYDSDAAADELRGLLENGRVDDVRAITHTVPSEVPSVPKKKPDVMETRIGGGSVDERVDFGLELLGDGGEHVMNDVFRAGEYVDASGVTKGKGTQGPVKRWGVQKRKGKHARQGWRRRIGNLGPWNPSRVRSTVPQQGQTGYHQRTELNKRLVDMGEGADATVDGGFVNYGEVDGPHALIKGSLPGPEKRLVRFRPAIRPGDQPRLDPEVRYVSTASNQG, encoded by the coding sequence ATGCCACAATCAAACGCACCACGGAAAGGCTCACTCGGGTTCGGCCCACGGAAGCGCGCCTCCTCGGAGGTTCCGCGCTTTAACTCGTGGCCGGACACTGACGGACAGCCGACGCTCCAGGGCTTCGCGGGCTACAAGGCCGGCATGACCCACGTCGTCATGGTCGACGATAAAGCGAACTCGCCGACCGAGGGGATGGAACAGACCGTCCCCGTGACGATCGTGGAGACGCCGCCGATGCGCGCCGTCGCCCTGCGTGCGTACGAAGACACGCCGTACGGAATGAACCCCGTAACCGAGGTCTGGACCGACGAGTTCGCACCCGAACTCGATCGCGTCCTGGACCTCCCCGGCGACGACTACGACAGCGACGCCGCCGCAGACGAGCTTCGCGGACTGCTCGAGAACGGGCGCGTCGACGACGTTCGTGCCATCACGCACACGGTACCGAGCGAGGTACCGTCCGTGCCCAAGAAGAAGCCGGACGTCATGGAGACCCGCATCGGCGGGGGCTCCGTCGACGAACGCGTCGACTTCGGCCTCGAGCTGCTCGGGGACGGTGGCGAACACGTCATGAACGACGTGTTCCGCGCCGGCGAGTACGTCGACGCAAGCGGCGTCACGAAAGGGAAAGGGACCCAGGGTCCCGTCAAGCGCTGGGGCGTCCAGAAGCGCAAGGGCAAACACGCCCGGCAGGGATGGCGCCGCCGCATCGGGAACCTCGGTCCCTGGAATCCGTCCCGCGTCCGGTCGACGGTCCCACAGCAGGGCCAGACCGGCTACCACCAGCGGACGGAACTCAACAAGCGCCTCGTCGACATGGGCGAGGGCGCAGACGCGACGGTCGACGGCGGCTTCGTCAACTACGGCGAAGTCGACGGGCCGCACGCGTTGATCAAGGGCTCGCTCCCCGGGCCGGAGAAGCGTCTCGTACGCTTCCGCCCGGCGATCCGACCCGGAGACCAGCCGCGCCTCGATCCCGAGGTCCGGTACGTCTCCACCGCATCCAACCAGGGATAA
- a CDS encoding putative RNA uridine N3 methyltransferase, with the protein MTVSVLVPSSLTREAEDKREATRKLGYVARAATIYRVDRLIVYPDRDGETGRFGDGFVSTVLRYAATPPYLRNEAWGMRDELEYVGVLPPLRAVSRTGSESNDSGSLRQGIVTEVGPEGRVRVNCGMQHPISLNTPPDMEVEEGERVTVRISSRRPVRAKLVDRPLPGLSVERTDLSAALGREDAGVRIAASRHGEELTVGRLETLAGRIEDDGLTVAFGAPERGLPDILGIEASAVAVDPDPSDRGDSDADDGVEPTPADPGFDLWLNTVPDQGSDVVRTEEAVFATLAPLSLRE; encoded by the coding sequence ATGACCGTCAGCGTACTCGTGCCGTCGTCGCTCACCCGGGAAGCCGAGGACAAACGCGAGGCAACTCGCAAGCTCGGATACGTCGCCCGCGCGGCGACGATCTACCGGGTCGATCGCCTGATCGTCTATCCCGATCGGGATGGCGAAACAGGGCGGTTCGGCGACGGGTTCGTCAGTACCGTCCTGCGGTACGCCGCAACGCCCCCCTACCTCCGAAACGAGGCCTGGGGGATGCGAGACGAACTGGAGTACGTCGGCGTCTTGCCGCCGCTCCGCGCCGTGTCACGGACCGGCTCCGAATCGAACGATTCGGGGTCGTTAAGACAAGGGATCGTGACCGAGGTCGGACCTGAAGGGCGCGTCCGGGTCAATTGCGGAATGCAACACCCGATCTCCCTCAACACCCCTCCTGACATGGAGGTCGAAGAGGGGGAGCGCGTGACCGTCAGGATCTCTTCGCGACGACCGGTCCGGGCGAAGCTCGTCGATCGCCCCCTTCCGGGGCTTTCAGTCGAGCGGACGGACCTATCGGCAGCACTCGGCCGTGAGGACGCCGGCGTCCGCATCGCCGCCTCCCGACACGGTGAGGAACTCACCGTGGGGCGGCTCGAGACGCTGGCCGGACGCATCGAGGACGACGGTCTGACCGTCGCCTTCGGCGCGCCCGAGAGAGGGCTGCCGGATATCCTCGGAATCGAGGCGTCCGCCGTCGCCGTCGATCCGGATCCATCGGATCGAGGGGATTCCGACGCGGACGACGGAGTCGAACCCACACCGGCCGATCCGGGGTTCGACCTCTGGCTAAACACGGTTCCGGATCAGGGAAGCGACGTGGTGCGCACCGAAGAAGCGGTGTTCGCCACGCTCGCTCCCCTCTCACTGAGAGAGTGA